The genomic interval CCTCTTCTCAAAACTAAGAAAGATTGAGCAGATAAAACATTTCACATATATATAGTAAGAGTATGCATTTGCTTTTTGTTTAACTTCCCTAGTTTGATAGCCACAaccaaaagtaaaaatataaggTTATTCACAGTTACTGTTGTTTGTTAGTTTCTTTTAGCCAAGATATTTCCTATCAGAaattaaagattaatcttttagTAATATTTACTAAAgggttgatttttttaatacatgatTTTCTATAGAGTTGGATATGGAATCTCTGATCACTTCTTTAAACTCAAGGTTGTGTCTTTACTAATATTTGATATCACTATAGTTGACTACCTTTCTACAATTCAATGCTGAAGCTAGCAAAGGGGAGAGTCTAGAATTTGACCAGCAGAGAAACTATACATCATTATCATTAATTCAAAGCAAAATTCAACTCATCAAACATGAAATCTTGATTTGTTAGGCTGCAATTactatcagaaaaaaaaaaactgaatttgGTTGAATATTTGCCTGGGGTTCCAGGAAGGTTTCTTTTCTTCTTGGCTTGCTGATTAGTGGAAGCATTGCTATTGCAAGCAGCAGATGGTCCTGGACTAGTGTCATGAAGTTGGATTTGTGGCTGTTGGTGTTGGCTTTCTTGATGAACTTCTTCCCCATTGTTTCCTGAGGAGAAGCTTCCTTCATCACCTGAAATATTTGACATTGGAGAAGGAAACTGAGAGGTTAATTAGTAGAAGGTTCTGTGTGTCTTCTCTGatctttgtattttctgttATAGGTGATGGACCTCACTAAAAGCTTTGGCTTGTTTTTTTGGTGTATCCAAACAAGAATCCACTCTCCCCCCAAGAGGAAGACAAAAGCTCAGAGTTTTTGGTTTGTGTTTAGGACTTAGAAAGCAATCACTGCCATGATACCAATATTGGAAGCTGGTCTTCTTTGGCCttatacaattatatataatgCTTATGTGAAGACAACTATGTAAATGCCCCCTAGCTTCTTGGCATTAAACACCAATTAATTTCCATATTCTCCATTTAATtcctttatatttatttatcttcaaaattttaatattagttatacacaaaacatatatataatttacacactctttatcattttttaattatcttttacaAAAACCATATCTTACTAAATAATGTGATTTTTATAGTACACTTTCAACCATAAATTCTTTTGTATAGTATACATATTACTATAACAAAATTTCAAGACATCTTTTTCActatattttaacaaaatgtGTTCAGCATTCTCAAATAATGTGTTTTGTTGGAGATAACCGCAGAACCTTCATGTTTAGTGTTTTAAAACATGAATTTAGTTGCAGATAGAACAAGAGAAGATTAGTGTGATGCTTCTTACTTGAACCATACAAagccaagaagcatgttcataTTAAAAAAACGAGAAAATAGTTAGCAATGACATAAAAGAGGGTTGCTACCGAGTTAACCTAGATTCAAGCTTAAGAGCAACGACATTAACAAAGAGTATCCTAAAAGGCCTCCTAAATATTCCATTGTCCCCATCTCAAAtgcaaatagaaaaataaaagagaaaaataggtTCAAGATATCAGTTATTAAATCTTAACTAGGTGTAACAAATGTTGTACCAGGTCATAAATAGtggttttttttaacaattgcTTGAAGCAGTCATAATCGCCATAGAAAAGTTGtagattatatatatgtttGTTTATGTTGAATTTCACAGCTCCCTCACGCTTAATGGAAAaggagaagaaaagaaagggaCAAAAAGTAGAATATGAAGGATGAACTAAGGTTCAAATTTTGAGTCAATTATATTTTAAGTCCTTCCCATGCCAAATTCTCTTCTCCGTATCAAACTAATATATAAAACCACGAAAAAGACACCGAAGAAATTATCGATGCAGAGGTCGATATAATTCACGATGCATGCATACTTACAACAAAGTAACGACAAAAGCTTCCCAACATTTACATATTCCACACATTTCTTTATTGTGTTAAGGAAACCCTAAACACCAACACCATGTTATGTATTTCATTCACATCATTCTTTATCCAAATCAAACTAAACTCAAGTATAATATCTAGATTGAatatatgatttaaaaaataataattgaagaaagaaatttTGTGAAGATAGTGAGTTAATTTCTAATATTTGtgacaaaatataattaaatatttttctgaCATATGATAAGAAGAAAATATTGTATGGGGAATTTTGGTTAGTAATTGTTGGTAATAAATAATTGATATGGTTGCTAAGTGACATAGACAAAGGAGCTATATAGATAAAACCAACATGGGAGACAACTGTGAATAATTCTTTCCTATGAGTATGTCTCATAGTTGTGTGacagtttgtttatgttttatccAAGGATAGGTAACACATAAAAGTAATATTGTTGATATGGACATGCATTGATTAGCTGAATAACTATTAAATTTTTGCATATTTTAGTATATAGTAGTTGATCAAGCTGCATGGAGTTTTCTGGCCTGGGAAATTGATGTGaaacattttctattttaacCATACTAGAATAACACTGACATTATTGTGTGAGGTAGAATTTATCTTCACAACTGCATACtcaaatatacaaatatataacttcaaaatattttcatctTCTCGTATACCTAagtacattttaataaaagattatttttctttttatttttagactAATATAAATCACTTTTACGTTTAGTTTAATATAAATCCATTCACTGTTGGTTATCAATGAACGTAACTTTTGATAAAAATAGGTTAATTATCAACGAACGTAACTCTTGATAAAATAATAACTCGAGCTATGTCatactaaataattatttattatactgATTAATAAAGTCTATTTtcaacatattttaatattttaaatttcagtaaattaacttttttaagaGATGCAAACATTAAACTCccatttcatatatatatatatatatatatatgtattatatgtcatttttttattttaaaatttcagtaAAGTATTACCAAAATATCTTTATATAACTATCCCTCGAAGAGGTAAATAATACATAACCTTCCTCTCTCTGTTAAAAATACactctttttttcttaataaaagaaaatatatcgAACTTAATAAGTAGTGGCGGAAACACTGCATttgtgtatttgtatttttctcTACTCAATTTTTACGatgataaaaatttaacatacatcaaaaataattttaaatgagtcaaaattgaaaaacaaaaaataagatgtaaaagaaaaataatgaattgaTTAATtcacctattttttttttcttttcaaatttgaGTCTTTTCTTCCTcaaattttttctctttttcaattTATAGTTTTGGGATCGGAGTGTGATAATGTTCACGTTAAGATTATGATTAACTTGATGGTAGATACAAAAGAATAATGACTTTACCCAATAATAGAGTTGCTTGAAATGAAGTGAAAAAAGTGATTGAAAATAgaggttattttatttgatatgtaaGATTTGGTGTGGGggtatgttttttgtttttctgtCTCATATATGGGTTTTGATCTaatctttcatattttttttgtatttcttttcttttatctttaataatatttttttcatgtagtgagagatgattgttgttactatGTTAGCATAGTCAAGTTTCATaatgatacctaacatgaaaattttataaaaaaaaaaaaaaacttagtaaGTTAAAAAATTCTAATACATATTtgacttaaaaattattttaaaatcttacaAGAATATTATCTTAATAGACTAAGTTAATATTCATCACGCGAGAAAATACAATGCTCACTatttttaagaaagaaaaacggtatttatattttaattaacttaaaagaTGGCGGTATTAGTATAGTACTGTAAACCCTTAAATACGGAATGCATACACATCCAAtttcatttctttatttatagaGTGGTGTCATTTAAGGAGTTAGAGTGTGACATAAATGTAATGGagaagatatttaaaataaaatgtattttgaGTTTCTTTATTATCATCgaaattcaattttgtttaatattaagcataaaaatgaaaagagtaATGATATCTTCATACATTACATTTgacatttaaataaattattattttattttaaataataaaataattgtttttaatatttacattgtcaaacaaactttatttaaataaaaatggaaTGGAGCGTGGCCTCTGACCATGTCAATTATTCAGGCACATCATATTGTCAACAATGTGGATCAGTCAGCATCCACTTTGGgcttaaaattattatttcaacTAAATAAAGTAGGTTTAAATCTGGTCATTATACACTGAAAATACTAATAAACATCACAATACTATGTAAAGATATGTTGCTTATTATCACAgctagttatttatttttagtaatatatcatttttagaaatatatatgtTCCATACAGCTGAAATTAAAGAtagtttatattttctttttcttttttaatctattaaaatactttttaaaaataaaactgttaaagaaaataaaaattacagaCGAATATAGATACTAAAATAAAGTTTCCATTTATATCTATTATTATAACAATGAGTTTGTGGTAAGGGCTTCCATGATTTGGATTTGGTTAAAGGACCTAAATTACTCCTTCCATTATTCtttaactttatattttaatatcaatCTTTTGGATCTATCTACAAAAAGAAGGACATTGATAcgttcacaatttttttttctttacatcCATTCtaccaataatattattattttaatatttttttatattatttaattataaaattattttttattatatatattttaaaaaaaaaattatcatataaaaaattacatataactATAAGATCGTCAAATTGTCTAaccaaattaaaaactaaaacaactgacatatatggaaaagatcaaactatatttattattttttattatatatgctaaacaattaattttattataatataatgaattttatgttaagtataattgattataactaacatatataatttaatataaatataaaaatagataaaattaaaatttaatatttaattatttaggataataaagataatttaattgtctataagtattttaaataatattaacacattttttaaataatagtaaaattataaataataattataacaaataaaatattaaaaaataaaatcatagaATAATAATagtgatgaaaaaaataataacaaaataaaataatataataataatcatataaaaaacaataattttatttttattttatgaaaatatttttctgtatATTTTTAGATGTACTAGAGTGTTACATAATTTGTAGTTATTTTCCAGTTAACTATGAGTTGTAAATATGAGTAGTAGATATAAATAACATATCATCatccattttaaatttattttaaatataagagtaaaataataatattataatttcatcaattaaaacaatttttatctGAACATCTATCAAATTACTTGAAaacttctaaaaaaaattctgttcacttttcactttttttcctctcatttttatatttttcaaatctcAAATCTTCTACTCCTTAGAAAAACAAAGCCTGAGTGTGATAGCTTCcaaagtttttcttttcttttcaaaaattCAGAAAATGTTAAATATCATTTCCAAGTAATGTTTAattggtttatatatatatatatatatatatatatatatatatatatgtgtgtgtgtgtgtgtaatgTAGATATGAAAAaggtaaaatataaaatttcataacttttattagaataaaataaattattgcaACTTTTTAAAGGGAAAAATTTTTAAAAGGCAGAGAGAGAAGTAGAGAGTATAATACCAATTAAGTTTTCATTTCTCAGACTAATGACTTTTACTAATGGGTCTTCCTCATTAGTGAAGtgaatttttttacttaaaaaatgtgagaacataataaaaacaacaagaaaacgtatttttcatatttcaatttaaaactttttttttcttaacaaatttaaACTACATTGGTTTTATCTTGGGATGCCTACAATTACAATGCTTATAACTAgtgtttcttttttctttttttttctttttttttatcagcatgcTTATAACTAGTGTttcttttcataaaaaaattgacaaataatttgttttaacggatttttctattaaatctaatagaagagaaaacaaaaaacaaagaaattgaaCACTTTCCCAAACTAAAACTAAGTggaaaaaaagtatataaaacaaaaactgACCCTTACACTCATTTTGATCCTTAGAGCTTTCGCATCAATAATCCATCTTCAAATCATTGATCATAcgataaattataattttatttctattattctATCAGTAACAttcttgaaaaagaaaagacaataAGTGAATATGGACAGATGACTTTGATCTTGATGTATATTTATGATTTATGGATACATTTGAAACAATGGAATTATAAGCAGTTTAGAGTGAACACtagaaatatttatgaaatgGATGCCCCTGAAGAAGAAGTTAGCCTAACCTGTTACACAAATTACAGAGGGCCTCTATTAAGATCGATGCCATAACTATATGCCTGGATAACATTCTCCTCCTCTGCTATTGTATCCACCATAGAATCCTCAATGCCATCATCACAACTAGCACTAACAATTGTCCCACTACTTACACGAACACATTTAGATTTTGGATTATTGTCTGAACATTCGGTgttctttcttttcctctttGAGTTGATAAATCTGTACTCAAGTGCTTCCAATGCTTTTGTAGTCAATGGTCGGTTCCTTGTGCTCTGACGACGGTTGACAAGGATAGACTGCTGCTCGTTGTTGCCATCAGTAAACTCCTGTGTGGCATTGAACTGGGTTATTTCAGATGGAGATGATGATGTATTTGCTAATTGATTGTGATTTTGCACTGGGGCCCCAGAGGATGGTATTTCCATTTCAAGTCCTAAATCAGGTGCAACATGAGGAAAATTCAAGTCAATCAACATCCTGGTTTCAGAATTTTCTGCAGACTCTTCTCTAACCAGGCAGTTCTCGGTGGCACTGCCTTCATGGCTCATGTTGGACGGACTGCCTTTAGCCAGATAATTTGGTAAAGATAAATTTCCAAAATCCATAGAAAAAACCATGTCCTCAGATGCTTCTTGCAGATTTGATGGTGAGATAGGCTCATTTAAATCAAAGTTTCTATCCACAGAAGTACTTTTAGTGCAGTGACTGATTTCTCCATGGCTACAAGCTCTTAACTTCTGCATTGCCGTGATGCAGGGAATAGTGCAATCTGAGGTCATCTTTTGAAAAAAGGGGTGCTCATTGATCTCCCTTAAATGCTCACCATTATGCAAATCAGAATGAAATCTATGATATTTTACGTCCTTGTTGATGTTGAGGGCCTCAGGAACGTGAGTACAATCTGATGAGTCTATGCACAACCCCTTATCAGAGAATTCTTCAATAGGGTTTGAGGAATTAGCTTGTTCGACCTGATCTTCACTAGGATACAAAGAACTAGCTTGTTTAAATTGATCTTCAACAGAGCCAGATGCATGAGTTTGTTCAGTCCGATCTTCAATAGGGCCTGAAGCATGAGCTTGTTCAACCCGATCTTTAATAGGACCTGAAGCATGAGATTGTTCAACCATAGGGCTAGAAGTATGAGCTTGTTCAACCCATTCATCAACAGAGCTTGACACATGAGATTTTTCAACCTGATTTTCAATAGCACTTGAAGCATTATCTTGCTCAACCCGATCTTTGCTAGGACTCAAAGTATTATCTTGTTGAACCTGATCTTTTGATTCGTAAGATGTATCTTTCTCAGATTCACTAGAGCAGCTTGAGATAGTAGATATATTCATAGTTTGAGAAGGTAAGCTTCTCATCTGTCTCACTCTACGTTGATCCATATCATGAACCATGCTGGTATCTACAATTGTAAATTTCGTGAGATCTTGATTGCACTTTGAACTATGAGATTGAAGGTACTGAACTTGTTCCCCACATGACACCCCCTCTAGAACTCGTTTGTCAGGTGTTTTTTCCCTATCTACACTGCACTCAGTTGCTTGACTTTCAGTCTCCAGAAGCCCAGGGTCAGATGCTACTTTATTCAACACATCACTTATAGAATCAAAGTAGTGGTTACCTTTTACCAGTTTCCTTCTTGAAAATTTCTTAATATCT from Phaseolus vulgaris cultivar G19833 chromosome 1, P. vulgaris v2.0, whole genome shotgun sequence carries:
- the LOC137814711 gene encoding uncharacterized protein, whose translation is MDSRCFDDYKEESEDKYAEGFGDKFGDPEVQPRVGEEYQAEIPPLISAPYRSLIVEKTRDSEITVNLQECISLGLPIPLKWAHCEFEVSCGCGSLGSVRSEVGPAISENECLKMKVELYAASHGEERHIGGFSNFEPSSNEKDRTRGKYLLPGLLDDQSWTDIEYSSFLLGLYVFGKKLNFLKRFVGSKSMGDILSLYYGKFFKSKEYCRWAECRKLRTKRCIYGRKIFTGWRQQELLSRLFSYLPRERHTTLIEISRNFGEGKMPFEEYVFSLKDAVGIDLLIAAVGIGKGKQDLTGTAVEPTKTNHIFSVRPEIPIGKACSSLTSAEIIKFLTGDFRLSKARSSDLFWEAVWPRLLAKGWHSEQPKDQVVSGSKQSLVFLVPDIKKFSRRKLVKGNHYFDSISDVLNKVASDPGLLETESQATECSVDREKTPDKRVLEGVSCGEQVQYLQSHSSKCNQDLTKFTIVDTSMVHDMDQRRVRQMRSLPSQTMNISTISSCSSESEKDTSYESKDQVQQDNTLSPSKDRVEQDNASSAIENQVEKSHVSSSVDEWVEQAHTSSPMVEQSHASGPIKDRVEQAHASGPIEDRTEQTHASGSVEDQFKQASSLYPSEDQVEQANSSNPIEEFSDKGLCIDSSDCTHVPEALNINKDVKYHRFHSDLHNGEHLREINEHPFFQKMTSDCTIPCITAMQKLRACSHGEISHCTKSTSVDRNFDLNEPISPSNLQEASEDMVFSMDFGNLSLPNYLAKGSPSNMSHEGSATENCLVREESAENSETRMLIDLNFPHVAPDLGLEMEIPSSGAPVQNHNQLANTSSSPSEITQFNATQEFTDGNNEQQSILVNRRQSTRNRPLTTKALEALEYRFINSKRKRKNTECSDNNPKSKCVRVSSGTIVSASCDDGIEDSMVDTIAEEENVIQAYSYGIDLNRGPL